One window from the genome of Dermacentor variabilis isolate Ectoservices unplaced genomic scaffold, ASM5094787v1 scaffold_13, whole genome shotgun sequence encodes:
- the LOC142566802 gene encoding uncharacterized protein LOC142566802 translates to MAQDHIVGTRSDAEMERAKETILNLKQKHTGCLLPTIILCLNFPYMITRNINATDELANGAMGTLRHIQKDVYGTPVRLWMQFANQKTGSVARLKLKHHRSHESAIDPTWVPIERVKFPCNLKGRGTNHIQLKRDQFPITTASAITIHKSQGGTFKYIVYDCSPKHPQALVYVALSRVTSLDGVPH, encoded by the coding sequence ATGGCACAAGATCACATTGTGGGAACGCGCTCGGATGCAGAGATGGAACGGGCTAAAGAGACGATACTCAATCTCAAGCAAAAGCACACTGGGTGTCTTCTCCCCACCATAATACTCTGTCTCAACTTTCCATACATGATCACAAGGAACATCAATGCCACAGACGAACTGGCGAATGGTGCTATGGGAACGCTTCGACACATTCAGAAGGACGTGTACGGAACCCCTGTCAGGCTATGGATGCAGTTTGCAAACCAGAAGACAGGGTCTGTGGCACGCCTCAAATTGAAACACCACAGGTCGCACGAATCTGCTATAGACCCTACTTGGGTCCCAATCGAGCGCGTCAAGTTCCCATGCAATTTGAAAGGCAGAGGCACGAACCACATCCAGTTAAAGCGGGATCAGTTCCCGATCACGACGGCTTCGGCGATCACCATCCACAAGTCGCAGGGGGGTACATTCAAGTATATCGTGTACGACTGTAGCCCCAAGCACCCCCAGGCGCTCGTGTATGTGGCACTTAGTAGGGTCACAAGCCTTGATGGAGTACCTCACTAA
- the LOC142566803 gene encoding uncharacterized protein LOC142566803: MDSITPPERLHINGDGGKSWSFFKQKFEIFSQGTSCTEKPRSSAVKTAQFLCLAGEDALEVFNYSTFSAGESKEDYDTVVAKFESYCVDQQNDVHERYIFRTRLEAEGESFEQLLRDLKKQARYCNFGNMVDDMPITQVSKHKQSRHYCRNLPPLEESDVVRIRGSSWARKGQVIAPAGPWSYLVQADGSVLRRNRQHLLATRERLASCSSDDSNSAENQPPTN, translated from the exons ATGGACAGCATCACACCACCGGAGCGACTGCACATCAACGGAGACGGCGGTAAGAGCTGGAGCTTCTTCAAACAAAAGTTTGAAATTTTTTCGCAAGGAACTTCATGCACCGAAAAGCCCAGATCCAGCGCAGTGAAAACAGCACAGTTTCTCTGCTTGGCGGGTGAAGACGCTTTGGAAGTCTTCAATTATTCTACTTTTTCCGCGGGAGAAAGCAAAGAGGACTATGACACGGTGGTTGCCAAGTTTGAGTCATACTGCGTCGACCAGCAAAACGACGTGCATGAAAGATACATCTTTCGCACTCGCCTTGAAGCTGAAGGGGAATCCTTCGAGCAGCTTCTGCGGGACCTGAAGAAACAAGCCAGGTACTGCAACTTCGGCAACATGGTCGACGACATG CCGATCACCCAGGTCAGCAAGCACAAGCAGTCACGACACTACTGCCGGAACTTGCCACCCCTTGAAGAAAGCGATGTCGTGCGCATAAGAGGGTCCTCATGGGCAAGAAAAGGTCAGGTGATCGCACCGGCCGGACCGTGGTCCTACCTAGTTCAAGCCGATGGCAGCGTTCTGCGGCGCAACCGGCAGCACTTGCTCGCGACCAGGGAGCGATTAGCTTCATGCTCATCGGATGACAGCAACTCCGCTGAGAACCAACCACCAACCAACTGA